The Borrelia sp. HM sequence CTCTTCTAGATCTCCCATGCATTCCAGGTGGATTTGGCTTTTTTTTGAGTAGTTTATCATATTTGGGTTGTTCAAATATATTTATGCCAAATCTCCTTACTAGCTTTCCTTTTGCTATATTTTTTCTATTCATTAATTCCTCACGTATATAAATGGCAGGGGTAGGATTTGAACCTACGACCTTCGGGTTATGAGCCCGACGAGCTACCAAGCTGCTCCACCCTGCTTCTTAAATCATAGTCTAACACAATTTTATTTTAAGTGTCAATCAATTTTGTTTTACTATATTAAAATGTATATTTCATATATTTCTCTATGGTATTTTTTTATGGTGGATTTTATGTTGTCTATTTTTTGTATCAAATTTTTTAAATTATCTTCATAGTTTAAATCTAGTCTTATATATAGAATTAGGTTGTTTCCTTGATATAGAAAACTAAGTTCTTTAAGATTTGCATCAATGTTTTTTAATGTGTTTTTTATTTCTCTTTTTAGGTCTATATCTTGTTTTGATAGAAGGTTATTTGCATTATTTATGATTACGTGTAGTCCTTCTTTGATCATGACAAAGCTAATGCATATGGATATTACTTTATCAAATCCTGTCCATACGTAGTTTGCAAGTAATAAGCTTAGTGTAGTTCCCCCATGGGAGAATATACAGTTTTTATCAGATGATGATAGTGCTAAGAGCAGATAGTTGTTATATCGTTTTCCAATTTGAAACTTCGCCAAATATTCAATGATTTTAACTAAGAAGAATATAAATGGTACTAGTGGTATCCAAATACTTTTTTTTAACGAATTATTTGAAAATATTTCTAATATGTTTTTTTTATCTTCATATAGATGATCATGATGATGTTCATTTTCATTCATGTGAATATGTAATCCAGATTTACTACCAAGAATTATTAGGTTACTTAATCCTGTTGTGTTTAAAAATATTGTAAATCCTGTGATTATTATAACTATTCCTATAATAAGAGATATTAAGGTTTCCATTTTTTTGTATCCATATGGATAATAAATTGTTTCAGGACGACTTGTAATTTTTAAACTACAATACGTAATTGTAGATAGTATAAGATCTGATATAACATGAAGTGCATCTGCAATAAGTGCAAATGAATTAAAAAGAATTCCTACAGTAAATTTAGATGTTATTGAGGCTATTTCTGCTAATACTGAGATAAGTCCTGTTGTCATTATGATCGAATTTTTTCTTGTTTCATAAGTTAAGTCTTTTTCATATAAATTATTTTTATTTTCAAATTTTAGACTTTGAAGTTCTTCATTGATGTCATTGATTTTGCATAAAATTTTTTGCATTTTATTTTTTTTACCATAATAAATTAGATTTTTAATTAAGACTCTTTCTATTCCCTCTGCTTTGAAATTTGGATCGATATAAAAGTGAGTGATTTTAATCTCTTTGTTTTTTATTTGTGCTTTAAGATATGCAATTATTTTCATATGATTTTCTATATAAACTGTATAAATTTCATCTTTTTTTAAGCTTTCAAGTTTTAAATAAGAGTATTTATTAATATTTGTGTAGTTGATTATCTTGATCATATTTACACTTTACCTTAATCTTTCTTTTATTGCATAATCCTATTATAGTGAAAGATAGCATTATTTTTTTTGATGTTCAATTGTTTTATATGAATATCCTTAATTAATTAGGAGTGTTTTGGAGGTTTTATGTTACAATCTCAATTTTTTGTTAAGCAATGTAAAAGATATATTGCTAAAGATAAAATTTTTATAAATAATGTGAAAAATGTTGAGACTATTTTTTATGATTTACTTAAAATGTTTGATAAACAAGCTTTAAAGAGTATATTTGATTACTATTATGATAATTTTGACTTTGATAATGGAATATATGCTTTCATTGAGAAATTTATTCCGATTATTAACTTTTTGTCATTAGAAGTTTTAGACTATGAATTTAGTATTGATGAAAAAAAATTAATATTAGAAATTTTTAATTCGTCAGCATGTACTATGCAAGCTAGTAATTTAAATGAGTTTGCCAGAGCTATTGTTTCTCTTGGTATTTTAAAATAGCATTTAGGTTTTGTGTTTATAGAAATTTTGAATTTATTTTATTTGATTTGTCTTAAATATTTTTGATAGTTCGTTTTTATTAAATGGGATTTTAAGTAAATCTTTTAATGTATAAGCTTGTGATACTGTTTTAGTAACTTGAAATTGATTGGGATCTGTTATTAATATTTTGGTATCTTCTTCAAAAAATTCTGACATTATTTGACGACATATGCCACATGGAATACTTGCTGGAATTGTTGTAATTATTATAAAGTCTACCTTTTGCATACCAACAGATGATATCATGTTCATTATTGCAGCTTGTTCTGCACAACGAGTTGCTCCAAAACTTGCATTTTCAACATTTGCACCTTGAAAAAATAGATTGTCTTTAGTTTTAACACAAGCTCCCACCTTGAATTGTGAATATGGTGAATATGAATTATTCCTTGCAGCTTCGGCTAATTTAAATGCTTTTTCAATTGTATTTTGTCTATTATTTTCCATTTAGAACCTCTTGTTTTGTAGCGTTATCAATTATATCACAATGATTATAATTTTCTATTGAAATATTGTAGAATGTTTATTAGATACATTTTTTATTTATATGAAAGGTTTGTTAGTATTTTTGTATGATAGATGTTATTGAGTTTATTAAAAAGTATAATAATTTTATTATTATTGGGCATAAGGATCCTGATTTTGATTGTATTGGTTCATCTTTAGCTCTATCTTCTTTTTTATCTAGAATAAATAAAAAGGCCCTCATGCTAAATGAGGGTCCCTTTGTTAGAAAGGAAATTATTCCTTTTAAAGATAGATTTTTATCTAGATGGCCAGGTATTGATTTTTCAGATTATGCTGTTATTATTTTGGATTGCTCTATATATGATAGAATTGGAGATGAATTTGTTTTTTATATAAAAAATATGCCTATTGTAGTTATTGATCATCATGCCTCAGGTGATAAATTAGATGCTCCTGGGTATATTGAACCTTGCGCTCCTTCAACTACTTTTTTAATTGAGAAATTAATTAGAGAATTTGGATATGAAGTTACTAAGGAAGAGGCATGGTATATTTTAGTTGGATTTTGCACAGATACAGGATTTTTTAGATTTATTTCAAGAAGTGACCCTGAGCCTTTTGAAATGGTTGCTAGACTTGTTTCTAAAGGTTTAAGCCTTAAGGATGTTTATAGTTATGTTGAATCTGTTAAGAGTTTAACTTCAATAGATATTCTTAGCATAATGTTGAGTAATCTTAAATCTTATTTTGATGGTAAAGTATTACTTACTGTTTTGCCATTTAATTCTAAAAAAGATAATAATGTTAGTGGTGTTAATGAGTTATTTTATGCACTCCTTTCTAATGTTGAAAATAATGAAATATTAGTGATTTTAAAGGAAATAGGGGATGGTTCTATTTTGGTGGGACTTCGTTCTAAAGATTATTTTGATGTGGGTGAACTTGCAAAATGTTTTGGAGGAGGGGGACATAAGCATGCCAGTGGTTTTAAGGTAAAAAGTATTACTTTAACTCTTTTAGAAAGTCAAATCATAGCATATATCAAGGACCATATTAATAATTAAAGTTTACTAAAGGAATTTGTCCTTTTGGATAAAAGTCTTCTGTCAAAGTTAATAGTCCAGACTTAAATGCTAACATTGTAGTGCCATATACTATTACTATGTTGTTTATCCAGTCTAGTTTTTTTATGTGTTGGGGTGTAAGTGAGGCAATTATGCTTATTTTATCTTTGTATTGTTTTAATTCTCCTATGTATTTAAGACTAGCGGGTGTTGAGATGTTAAAAATCACTTGTTCATGTGTTTCAATTAGTTTTTTTATTTCTTGAAGATTTTTAGGTTTCATATTGTTTAAAGGATAATAATCATAATAGTAAATAGAACCATTTGGAAATATTTTTTTACCTTCTGTAATCATTGTTTGATAAGGTGATATTAAAAGTGTTTTTTTATTCTTCAAGACTTTTTTTGATAACTTGATTTTTGTTATTCCTCTTAATGTGCTTTGTTCAAAAAATTTTTTGGCTTCTTTGGTAGGTATTGTTTGAGCTTTTTGAATATTTGGGTAAATTTCTGTTTTATTGTTTGTCCCTTTTAGGTAGTCCAACTTTATTTTAAGTATTCTTTTGTTAGATTTAATAATATTTTCTCTTATTTCATTGTCTTTTTGCATCAAGTTTAATAGTTTGTTGTAGGCGTTATTTTGTATATCTTCATTTAGTGATATTAATAGAATGTCAGTTTCAGTTCTAATAATTCTTTCAATTGTATCGTAAATGCTCTCGTTTTTATATCTTACGGCATTCATTAATAAATCGTCTGTTATTATTAAATTGTCGTATTTGAGATTTTTTCTAAGTAGTTCTTTTATTATTTCAATTGATGATGATGCAGGTATTTCTTTGCCATTTGTAAGCATTGGATATGCTACATGTCCACTCATAATTACTGGAATATTTTCTTGTATTAATATTTTATATGGTAATAGTTCAGCTGATTGTATTTCTTTTAAATTTAAGTTTATTGTTGGCATTTGTGTATGAGAGTCAATAGTGGTATTTCCGTGTCCGGGAAAATGTTTTGCTGTTGAAATTATACCTGCTTGTTTTTGACCTTTATAAAAAGCTAAAGCAAAAAGAGAAACAATTTGTGGATTATTTGAATATGTTCTTGGCCCTATTGTGAAATTGTTTTCATTGCTGTAAATATCTGTTATGGGTGCAAAATTTAGATTGATCCCAAGCTGTTTTAATTCATTTGCTATGTGATATCCGGTAAGATAGGAATCATTTGGTGATAAAGTAGCTGTAATTCCAAGATTGCCTATTGTTTTAGATGTATTAAGTTTTATGTGTTGTGTCCATCCTCCTTCTTGGTCTGTTGCAATGAATAGAGGAATTTTAAATCTATTCTTTTGAGACATAGATTGTGCCTTATTTATGCTTTCTACTAACATTTGTAAATTTTTGGCATTCCATCCAAAAATTTTAATTCCCCCTAGATTTTTCTCTTTTATAAAGTCCAGGGTGAATTTTGTTATTTTATCTCCTGGATAACTTATCATAAACATTTGTCCTAATAGTTCCTTATTGTCCATGTGGTTTACTATTTGATCTATTAAGTTTTCTTTGTCATCTTTTGTAGTCCAAAAATTATAGGGAAAGCAATGATTATGTATAAAAAAGATAGTAATACAAATAATTTTCTTCATTTAATAATACTAATTTTCCATTTTTTAGTTCATAAGTATTTATATTTTTCCATTTTATATTCTTCTTTATTACTTGAAGCTTACTTTGATGAGTGAAAATACTTAAATTATAAATTTTTTATTATTCTTCTCATTTGTAACCAGATAATTTCATTTATTACCATACTAATAGTAATTTTATTATTCTCTTTAAAAAATACCAAGTATTTATTTGCTCAATTAAAGGTTATTAATATATTTGTTCATTATGAGCATTTAAATAAAATAGGTTATGTATTTAATAATGGTAGTTTTGTATTGACAAAATATCTTTGAATTTATAGACTTTAATGTCTACAAGCTGATGTAGCTCAGTTGGTTAGAGCACTCGGCTCATATCCGAGTTGTCGTGGGTTCAAGTCCCTCCATCAGCATTAAGGAGCTTTGTTTTATGAGGGTAGCTGTTGTTCTTGCAAATGGCTTTGAAGAGATTGAAGCTATAATACCTATTAATATTTTAAGACGTGGCGGTGTAAATGTTAAGGTTATAAGCTTAAGTAATGATAAAATTGTTGTAGGTGCTAGAGGGGTTACTTTTTTAGCTGATGATAAGATATCAGATTGTAGTTCAGATAGTTTTGATTTGATAATACTTCCTGGGGGGATGCCTGGTGCTACAAATCTTTTTGAATCAAAAGATTTGGATAAAATTCTAATAGATATGAACTTACAAGGCAAGTTTATTGCGGCCATTTGTGCATCACCAGCCATTGTACTTGCGGCAAAGGGACTATTGGGTATAAATAAATTTACGTGTTATCCAGGATTTGAAAATGGTATTACTGATGGTGAATTTGTAGATGAAGATGTTGTAATTAGTAATAATTTTATTACTTCTAAGGGTGTTGGTACTGCTTTTAAATTTGCTTTTGCTTTACTTAAAATTGTTAAGGGAGAGAGAGTGCTTGAAGATGTCAAAAGGCAAGTTTTGATTTGAGCAGTGATTTCCAATATTTTAAAACCTTAAGGTAGGTATTTTGATTAAACGTATTGAAGTTACAAGTTACTTTTTTATTGATTAAATTTATTGATGTTTGAAAATTAAACTGTGTGTATTTTCAAAAATAATTAATTCTTCATTTGTTGGTATTGTAAATATTTTTGTCTTGCTTTTTGCACTTGATATCTCAGATTCTAAATCTTTTGCTCTTGCTAAATTATTTTTTTGAGGATCAATTTCTATGCCAATGTTTTCAAATCCTTTTAAAGCCAGTTCCCTTATTCCATGATCGCTAACACCTATACCGGCTGTGAAAATTATAGCATCAACATTAAAATCAAGAACTGCAAGGTAAGCACCAATATATTTTTTTATTCTATAAGCCATTATTTCAATTGCAAGTTTAGAATTATAATCATTTTTTTCAACTTCTTCCCAAATATTTCTTAGATCGTTTGATTTAAGAGATACGCCAAGCATACCGCTTTCTTTGTTAAGAATTTCTTCAATCTTTCTTGGGGTTTTGTTAAGTAATTTACTCATTAAAGGTATAATAGCAGGATCTATATCACCACTTCTTGTTCCCATCACAAGTCCTTCAAGGGGAGTAAGACCCATGCTTGTATCGTAAGACACTCCTTTTTTTACTGCGTTAATGCTTGAGCCATTGCCCAGATGTAATATGATTAAGTTTAAATCTTTTGTGTTTTTATCAAGTATTTTTGAAACTCTTTTTGTAATATATGTGTATGATAAACCGTGAAATCCATATTTTCTAATGTTATGTTTTTTATACCAGGAATATGGTATAGCATATAGGAATGCCTTTTCATTTATGGTTTTATGCCATGATGTATCAAAGCATAAAACTTGTTTAGCCTTTGGAAATATTTTGCTAATTGTTTCTATTACTTTTATTGCAGTTGGATTGTGCAAAGGTGCAAGTCCAGATGTTATTTTTAGTTCTTTTAAGACATTTTCATTAAGCAATACTGAATTTTTAAAATTTGGTCCCCCATGTACAATTCTATGGCCTATTCCTTTAATTTCATCTGGGTTATTTATGATTTTGAATTTTTTAGTTAGTATTCCATTTAGTTTTTTTAATGCTTCCTTATGGGACTTAATATTTTGATTGATTATTTCTAGTAATCCATTTTTAGTTTTGACTTTAATTATTGATTCTCTTGTTTTTATTTTTTCAATTGACCCAGATGCTAATACTTGTGCGTCTTTGTTTTTGTAGAGTGTAAATTTTAATGAAGAACTTCCTGTATTAATTGTTAATATTTTCATATTTTTCAATTAATTTTACTATTAAAGAAGTTTATATTGCTATATATATAATTAATTTTTTCTGATGCTTTAGTATTTTGTAAGTTTAGAAATATTGAATTTTTATATTCTGGATTTATTTTAATTTTATTTGGATTTTCTTTTATAATTTGCATTATTTCTTCAGCAGGAATGTTTTTTATGTTTGAATATTCTATTTCTAGTAATCCATTTCTTTCTTTAAGGCTTACAATATTGAGTTTTTGTGCAAGTATTTTCAATTCTGCTAATATAAATAAGTCATTTACTTCTTTTGGTATTGAGCCAAAGCGATCATGAATTTCGTCTCTTACTTTACTATTTTCTTCTTCACTTTGAATGGATGATATTTTTTTATAGATTAATATTTTATCTTGTTCATTATTGACATAGTTATCGGGTATGAATCCATTATAGTTAATTTCAATAATTACTTTGTTTTCTTTAGAATCCTTACCCATTCGCTTCTCAATTGCTTTATTTAGCATTGTTAAGTAGTAATCTAGTCCAATAGATTCTATTTCCCCATGTTGTTCTCTTCCAAGTAGATTCCCAACACCTCTTATCTCCATATCTTTTATGGCTATTTGGAATCCTGATCCAAGTTCTGAGGATTCAGATATTGCTCTTAGTCGTTCAATAGCGCTTTCGTTTAAGCTTGAGTTTTCTTTATATAATAAGTAAGCAAAAGCTTTTTGGGATCCTCTTCCAACTCTACCTCTTAGTTGATATAGTTGTGCAAGTCCGAATCTATTTGCATTGTTAATGATTATTGTGTTTGCATTTTCAATGTCTATTCCATTTTCAATTATTGTTGTTGCTATTAGCACTTGATATGATTTATTTATAAAATCGTGCATAATATTTTCAATTTGATTATCTGTTAGTTTTGCATGCAAAGTTGCAATTCTTGCATAAGGGATTACTGTTTCTAGCATTGTTTTTATTGAGTCTAATTCTTTAATATTGTGATGTATAAAAAAGACTTGTCCATCTCTTGACAGCTCATTTTCTATTGCATGTTTAATTAATAGTTCACTAAATTCTTCCACATAAGTTTCAATTTTAATTCTGTTTTTAGGTGGGGTTTTTAAAACAGAAATGTCTCTTAGTTTAATTAGTGACATATGAAGAGATCTAGGAATTGGAGTTGCTGATAGGGCAAGGCAGTCAACAGAAACTTTTATTTCTTTCAATTTTTCTTTTTCTTTTACTCCAAATCTTTGTTCTTCGTCAATTATAATAAGGCCTAAATTTTTGTATGTTATTTTTTTAGAAAGTATTTTGTGTGTTCCAATTATTATATCAATTTTTCCTGTTTCTAAATTTTTAATTATTTCATTTTCTTTTGATTTTTTTGTAAATCTGCTCATCATTGCAATTTTAATCGGAAAATTTTTAAATCTTTGCTTAAATGTGTTGAAATGTTGTTCTGTGAGAATTGTTGTTGGAGAGAGTATTGCTACTTGTTTGTTGCCCATAACAGCCTTAAATGCGATTCGCATTGCAACTTCTGTTTTACCAAATCCAACATCGCCACATAAAAGTCTGTCCATTACTTTAAAACTCATCATGTCTTGTTTGATTTCTGATATTGCGGTTAATTGATCTGAAGTTTCATCATATGGGAATTCTGATTCAAATAATAATTGCATTTCATTATCTTGAGGATAGTTAAAGCCTTTGATATTCTCTCTTGCTGAATAGAGCGCAACAAGATGATCTGCAGTTTCATCAATTCTTTTATTTGCGTAAGCTTTTTTCTTTTCCCATGTTTTTGAACTGATTTTATCTAATTTTATGTTTTGATTTTCGTTACCAATATATTTTTGAATAAGGTGTGTTTGTTCAATTGGGATAAATAATTTTTCATCATCTGCATATTCAATTTCAATATAGTCTTTTTCCAGAAAACTTGTTTTGATTCTTTTTATTTGTCTAAATATTCCAATTCCATGGTTTATATGAACTACATGACTATTTTTTTCAATTTCAATAAATGAGTCAATAATTTTTGTTTTTGATGATTCAAAAATTTTGTTTATTTTTTGTGTTCTATCAAAAATATCTGATTCAATAATAATTGCTATTTTTTCTTTATTTATTACAAGTGAGCTTGATATTTTGAAAACTTCAATTATGGCTTTTGGCAAATCCTTAAAGATATATTTTAATTTTTCTTTTTGTGAGTTAGACTCTGCTGCAATGATTACTTTAAATCCATTGTTAAGCCAATTTTTTATTTTTTCTTTTGCAAGTGTAATATTTGAAAAAAATTTACTCTCACTTTCGATTTCAAATTCTAATATTTCTTTTGTTGGTATGTTTGAAGAGGCTTGAACAAAAAAAATATTAGTTTTTAGTTTTAAATCTTTTGAATTTATAAAAATTTGTTTTGGTAAAATTGTTTTTTTTTCCGATTCTATTGCTTGACTATAAAGATTTTCATATTCTTTGTGGATTTTTTGGATCTCTTTTTCTAAATTTGGCATTTCGAAATTTATAATAGGTGTATCTTCATTTATTTCTTGACTTAGGTATGTATCTCCTATTAATGAATAAAATATTTCTTCTGCTCTTGCATGATATTTAGTTTCGATGTTTTGGAGTAATTGTGTGTATTCATTAGTTTTGATGTAATTTTTTAATTTGTTTATGCATTCGTTATTCCAAATGATTTCCTTTATTGGAACGATATTAAATTCATAAATTGCATTACCTTGTTTTAATTGGGTAAGGGGATTAAAATATTTGATTTCTTCTATTTTATCAATATTAAGTGAAATTCTTATTGGTTCTGTTTGATTAAATGAATATATATCTATTATTTCGCCCTTGATTGTAAATTCTCCAGGTAATGTGACTCTTGTCGTTTTTTCATATCCTAATCTTATAAGCTTGTTTTCAATATTTTTTATCTGTATTGTTTCATCTGTCTTAATTGTATAAATATTTTTAAATAAATTTTCTTTTGCAGGAATTTTACTAAGTAGAGATTTGAGCAACACTATGTAAATTCCAGGGTTGTTGTTGTAAAAATTTATTAAAAAATTTACTCTTTCTCTAAATATCTTACTTTTTGAGCTAATGCCTTGATATGCAAGGAGACTAAAATAATTAAGTTCGTATATTTTATCTGTAATTTGCATCAAGTCATCTTTAAATTTATCTAAAATATTTTCGTTTTTGACTATTAATACAACTTTATTACTCTTATTATATTCCTTTATTATGTTTATTAAGAAAGCTTTAAAAAATCCTTCATATCCTACTATTGTAAAAGGTTGTTTTTTTTCAATTAGTCGTTGCATCATTTGGAATTTTTGAGTGTCATTTAATCTATCAGTTAATTCTTTTTTTATATTCATTTTTTACCTTTTTGTTTATGTAGTTTAGTATAATATTATATATTATAGATATATTCTGTTTCGTTATTTGTAATATAATTAGATATTGAGGAGTTTATGGAATTTAGAAAATTATTGTTTTTTATGTTTCTTGTTTTTGTTCCTTTGATGCTTTTTTCTAGAGATTATAAGGGCCTTGATTTTAAGATAAAGTTTTTTAATCAATCAATTTATCGTGTTAATAGTAAGGTTGCTATTGAAATTTCGCTTAGTAATTCATCTGATGATTTATTAACTCTTGAAATAGGTGATGTTAATACTTTTGGTTTTGATTTTGATGTTACAGATACTACTAATATAAAAGTTAAAAGACCACTTGAATATGTTCAAAATAGAGCAAAAAATATTGCAGTTCCTATTAGGACTTTAACTTTAAGACCTAATGAAAGATTTTCTGTAGTGATTAACTTAAATCAATTTGTTCAGTTTGATCGAGATGGAGTTTATTTTGTTAAGGGTGTGTTTTTCCCAGATATCTCAGACCCTCAAAAAAGTATAGAGTCTAATGTTATTACTTTATTTTTGAAGCCTAAAATGGGCAATGGTGCTGAAGAATTCAATTTTTCTAATTTATCTTCTAATCATGAGATTCAGGATGTTTTAAAAAGAGAGAATTTATCGCCTGATCAGGTTGTTGAATATTTATTTTCAGCGTTGCGGCTTGGAGAAAAAGAGAAATTCTTTTTGTATATTGATGTTGAAAGTCTTATTTTAAATGATCGAAATAAATCATATCTTTATAAGCAAGAATTTAAGTCAGGTTCTGATAATATGTTAAAGGAGTATAAGGAGTATTTGTGGGAAAATAGTAGTTCTGATATATCAAGAGTTCCAAGTAAATTTTCCATTGTTGAAACGACTTATACAGATTCTACAGGAAAAGTTGTGTCTGATGTGTATTTTGATGATGGTCATTTTTATGTAGCCAGACGATATACCTTTTTTTTCAAAAAGTATGATTATTGTTGGATCATTTATGATTATACTGTTCAAAATACTGGGATTAGGGAGAAATAACAGTCCTTTTATTTTTAGTATTAAAAGGTTTGTTGTTATTTTATGGACCATAAGTTCTTTTAGTTTGTATGCTGATTTTAAACATGAAGTGGTTAAAGGTGATACCTTGTATTCGATATCTCTTAAGTATAAGGTTGCAATTAAAGATCTTAAGAGAATAAATAATCTTAAATCTAATAGTATTAGAGTTGGGCGTGTATTGATTATTCCAAGTTCTACTAGAGATGAAATTATTGCTAAAAAGATCAATTATAAAACTAAATCTAATAATACTAGTATTAATACTAATATTAAGATTCATGTTGTTAAAGTTGGCGATACTATTGAAGCTATATCTAAAAAATATGGCATTAAGGAAAAAGCATTACTCGCTTGGAATAATTTAAGTTCTAAAATTCTTAAGGTTGGTTTTAAGTTACATTTAGATGAGCCTGATTTTTTAAAGCCATATATAGTTAAAAAGGGTGACTCTCTTTCAAAGTTGTCCATGGATTTTGATATTAGTATTAAGGATATTTTGCGCTTTAATTATCTAGAGAATAATCCTAAGTTAGTTATTGGTCAAAAATTATATATTAAAAGAGCTTATGATAATATTAATTTTCATTATGTGAAGCCAGGAGAAACTCTTGGTAAGATTGCGTATATTTATGGCGTTACTGCAAAGCATCTTGTTCATCTTAATGGAGAGAAAGCAACAAATCTAAGAGTGGATTCAGTTTTAGATGTTTCTAAGATGGTAGAAAAAAATTTGCCAAATGTAAAAAAATCTTTACAATCAAAAACTAAAAAACGTGATAGTGAAACTTTTATATCTCATAAGGTATCTATTGGTGAAACATTATATAGTATTGCTCGTAGATATGGAGTTTTGCTTGAAGATCTTAAGACCTGGAATAATTTAATTGGGAATAGTATTTTTTATAATCAGGAACTTAAGATTTAT is a genomic window containing:
- a CDS encoding bifunctional oligoribonuclease/PAP phosphatase NrnA, which codes for MIDVIEFIKKYNNFIIIGHKDPDFDCIGSSLALSSFLSRINKKALMLNEGPFVRKEIIPFKDRFLSRWPGIDFSDYAVIILDCSIYDRIGDEFVFYIKNMPIVVIDHHASGDKLDAPGYIEPCAPSTTFLIEKLIREFGYEVTKEEAWYILVGFCTDTGFFRFISRSDPEPFEMVARLVSKGLSLKDVYSYVESVKSLTSIDILSIMLSNLKSYFDGKVLLTVLPFNSKKDNNVSGVNELFYALLSNVENNEILVILKEIGDGSILVGLRSKDYFDVGELAKCFGGGGHKHASGFKVKSITLTLLESQIIAYIKDHINN
- a CDS encoding cation transporter is translated as MIKIINYTNINKYSYLKLESLKKDEIYTVYIENHMKIIAYLKAQIKNKEIKITHFYIDPNFKAEGIERVLIKNLIYYGKKNKMQKILCKINDINEELQSLKFENKNNLYEKDLTYETRKNSIIMTTGLISVLAEIASITSKFTVGILFNSFALIADALHVISDLILSTITYCSLKITSRPETIYYPYGYKKMETLISLIIGIVIIITGFTIFLNTTGLSNLIILGSKSGLHIHMNENEHHHDHLYEDKKNILEIFSNNSLKKSIWIPLVPFIFFLVKIIEYLAKFQIGKRYNNYLLLALSSSDKNCIFSHGGTTLSLLLANYVWTGFDKVISICISFVMIKEGLHVIINNANNLLSKQDIDLKREIKNTLKNIDANLKELSFLYQGNNLILYIRLDLNYEDNLKNLIQKIDNIKSTIKKYHREIYEIYILI
- a CDS encoding DJ-1 family glyoxalase III; this encodes MRVAVVLANGFEEIEAIIPINILRRGGVNVKVISLSNDKIVVGARGVTFLADDKISDCSSDSFDLIILPGGMPGATNLFESKDLDKILIDMNLQGKFIAAICASPAIVLAAKGLLGINKFTCYPGFENGITDGEFVDEDVVISNNFITSKGVGTAFKFAFALLKIVKGERVLEDVKRQVLI
- a CDS encoding glycoside hydrolase family 3 protein, translating into MDNKELLGQMFMISYPGDKITKFTLDFIKEKNLGGIKIFGWNAKNLQMLVESINKAQSMSQKNRFKIPLFIATDQEGGWTQHIKLNTSKTIGNLGITATLSPNDSYLTGYHIANELKQLGINLNFAPITDIYSNENNFTIGPRTYSNNPQIVSLFALAFYKGQKQAGIISTAKHFPGHGNTTIDSHTQMPTINLNLKEIQSAELLPYKILIQENIPVIMSGHVAYPMLTNGKEIPASSSIEIIKELLRKNLKYDNLIITDDLLMNAVRYKNESIYDTIERIIRTETDILLISLNEDIQNNAYNKLLNLMQKDNEIRENIIKSNKRILKIKLDYLKGTNNKTEIYPNIQKAQTIPTKEAKKFFEQSTLRGITKIKLSKKVLKNKKTLLISPYQTMITEGKKIFPNGSIYYYDYYPLNNMKPKNLQEIKKLIETHEQVIFNISTPASLKYIGELKQYKDKISIIASLTPQHIKKLDWINNIVIVYGTTMLAFKSGLLTLTEDFYPKGQIPLVNFNY
- the cdd gene encoding cytidine deaminase; amino-acid sequence: MENNRQNTIEKAFKLAEAARNNSYSPYSQFKVGACVKTKDNLFFQGANVENASFGATRCAEQAAIMNMISSVGMQKVDFIIITTIPASIPCGICRQIMSEFFEEDTKILITDPNQFQVTKTVSQAYTLKDLLKIPFNKNELSKIFKTNQIK
- a CDS encoding acetate kinase; the protein is MKILTINTGSSSLKFTLYKNKDAQVLASGSIEKIKTRESIIKVKTKNGLLEIINQNIKSHKEALKKLNGILTKKFKIINNPDEIKGIGHRIVHGGPNFKNSVLLNENVLKELKITSGLAPLHNPTAIKVIETISKIFPKAKQVLCFDTSWHKTINEKAFLYAIPYSWYKKHNIRKYGFHGLSYTYITKRVSKILDKNTKDLNLIILHLGNGSSINAVKKGVSYDTSMGLTPLEGLVMGTRSGDIDPAIIPLMSKLLNKTPRKIEEILNKESGMLGVSLKSNDLRNIWEEVEKNDYNSKLAIEIMAYRIKKYIGAYLAVLDFNVDAIIFTAGIGVSDHGIRELALKGFENIGIEIDPQKNNLARAKDLESEISSAKSKTKIFTIPTNEELIIFENTHSLIFKHQ